One region of Tachysurus vachellii isolate PV-2020 chromosome 11, HZAU_Pvac_v1, whole genome shotgun sequence genomic DNA includes:
- the dnmt3ba gene encoding DNA (cytosine-5-)-methyltransferase 3 beta, duplicate a isoform X1, whose amino-acid sequence MATIVNPEQDALQDKSSRYELLAWLNKTLQTKFTKMEEICSGACFCQLMDWLFPGSIDINKVRFQCQEEADFRHNYSLLQTGFKIMGVTKSIQVEELITGKFRPNFTFLKWFRKFFQANLTGQVYDPLKARNGQEFATAQPNLQSPHRSKLSTNFNTSGKVKEDPDSDVDVTEMKSITYDPNWQETFRWIKPSTLGDIYAYCTICDLNITVLNSGLLDLKHHQQCKNHKKQELKTFRNGNQVKNFTCSELMMRFIQKHCLPSHTKISQHTARHVLGLHYPKDISSAAKKVPYCVYLYGKVALDKESDEENYSCVVLLGFFDEKAAKHCIRILDIFQCVDSEDAIAESLQDIMGKFELSMNNMAAFYVDDQDELSGKVSLKLKKLYPKAVALGGLYRLSDAACNVGVKAFSEVQQLIVNIYEHCSTHCTKNENIKGLFAGVWCLDGSVHTLSQNSKNLCTLINKLLEIWKDLISYFTSCSENDVKAKHICSQLEDPKLKITFMFLDHAFGPLKVFNERLERREGFARADLVQILREASGLLRSYASTFLQPQAVVRFLKERDAAILENPKLQLPSNELSFAADTLEKFMSEIEPELTDFLDTFQDACLAFYKAITACIAQGLPLSDGILRSMSQLLCPEGRLKITSKGVIELGEQFGLSANPELSAQLRDEFLEYQLREEENSEDSGENGHAEGQSDCFTNSSLEHHWSSVLKTTAKTSVFRKLVLSLLALPCPPLEAGKVFAQAVENGDISKLDGHVADSDSDSLHSSSEVSSTKKSSVRTERKKRTSEMSDHSVSVKPCTVRLQKITNKTVLKINNDDDQVFTEDDVVWTKENSIRGIYGWESSLRQKPQARSLFQSGSDTWAKPQSLQLNKKEEATKNNTGQAVSSITKPSPKPGKRFQMYKDGKGFSVGQLVWGKVKGFSWWPGLVVAWKTKTSPKFMRRVEWFGDGMYSEIYTERLLPFGAFAKCFCSKSFASLPTYKDAIYQVLELAGERCSKTFASSGNKEGEIKAMLDWAFRGFQPTGPDGFSPQDNYDSSVNQKAELSDSSIYDYQPPAKRKYVYKARPSTTQEYTREQMVHEVSEKGKKIEDFCLSCGTANVEIFHPLFEGSLCLKCKENFTETLFRYDEDGYQSYCTICCAGQEVILCGNASCCRCYCKDCLNVLVGPETFDKLTEVDPWSCYICLPPNKYGVLKLRQDWSVRVQEFFANNSAFEFEPHRVYPSIPAHQRRPIKVLSLFDGIATGYLVLKDLGFKVERYIASEICEDSIAVGMVKHEGKIEYVNDVRTITRKHLAEWGPFDLLIGGSPCNDLSMVNPARKGLFEGTGRLFFEYYRMLTMMRPKEVDDRPFFWLFENVVAMSAHDKADICRFLECNPILIDAVKVSPAHRARYFWGNLPGMNRPLSISLSDRVELQDCLEVGRVAQFNKVRTITTKSNSIKQGKMGPLPVTMNGKEDYLWCTEMESVFGFPKHYTDVNNMGRGQRQKVLGRSWSVPVIRHLFAPLKDYFACES is encoded by the exons atggcCACCATTGTTAACCCGGAACAAGATGCACTTCAGGACAAGTCTAGCCGTTATGAACTCCTGGCCTGGCTTAACAAAACACTTCAAACTAAGTTTACTAAAATGGAAGAAATATGCTCAg GGGCATGTTTTTGCCAGCTGATGGATTGGCTATTTCCAGGGTCGATTGACATAAACAAAGTCAGGTTTCAGTGTCAGGAGGAGGCAGACTTTCGCCACAACTATAGTCTTTTGCAGACAGGATTCAAAATAATGGGTGTCACAAAA TCTATACAAGTGGAAGAGCTCATAACAGGGAAATTCAGGCCTAATTTTACTTTTCTAAAGTGGTTTCGGAAGTTTTTCCAAGCTAACTTGACTGGACAGGTATATGACCCCCTGAAGGCACGTAATGGACAAGAGTTTGCAACTGCACAACCCAATCTTCAGTCTCCCCATAGATCAAAATTATCAACAAACTTCAATACCTCCG GAAAAGTGAAGGAGGATCCTGACTCAGATGTGGATGTCACTGAAATGAAGTCAATTACTTATGACCCCAACTGGCAAGAAACCTTCAGATGGATCAAACCCAGCACTCTGGGGGATATCTATGCATACTGTACAATCTGTGACTTAAATATTACTGTTTTAAACTCAGGACTGCTTGATTTAAAACACCACCAGCAgtgtaaaaatcacaaaaagcAAGAGCTAAAAACATTCAGAAATGGAAACCAGGTGAAAAATTTCACATGTAGTGAACTCATGATGCGCTTTATTCAAAAGCACTGTCTGCCTTCTCACACTAAGATTTCCCAGCATACTGCCAGGCATGTTCTTGGATTACACTATCCAAAAGACATTTCTTCTGCTGCTAAGAAGGTCCCTTACTGTGTCTACCTTTATGGAAAGGTGGCACTAGATAAAGAGAGTGACGAAGAGAACTACAGCTGTGTAGTTCTTCTGGGGTTCTTTGATGAAAAGGCTGCAAAACATTGCATTAGGATTCTTGATATTTTTCAGTGTGTAGACTCTGAGGATGCTATTGCCGAGTCTTTGCAGGATATTATGGGAAAATTTGAGTTATCTATGAACAACATGGCAGCTTTCTATGTTGATGACCAAGATGAGCTGTCTGGGAAGGTTTCCCTGAAACTGAAGAAGCTTTATCCAAAAGCGGTTGCTCTTGGTGGTCTTTATCGCTTGTCAGATGCAGCCTGCAATGTGGGAGTAAAGGCTTTTTCTGAGGTTCAACAGCTTATCGTTAACATTTATGAACATTGTTCTACTCATTGCACTAAAAATGAGAATATCAAGGGATTATTTGCTGGTGTTTGGTGCCTTGATGGCTCTGTCCATACTCTCTCCCAGAACAGCAAAAATCTTTGTACCCTAATAAACAAGTTGCTTGAAATATGGAAAGACTTGATCTCATACTTCACTTCCTGCAGTGAGAATGATGTCAAAGCCAAACACATTTGCTCTCAGTTGGAGGATCCCAAACTCAAGATCACCTTTATGTTCTTAGACCATGCTTTTGGACCACTTAAAGTGTTTAATGAACGTCTGGAAAGGCGTGAAGGTTTTGCTCGTGCAGACCTTGTTCAGATCCTGAGGGAAGCAAGTGGCCTACTTCGCTCCTATGCATCAACGTTTCTCCAACCTCAGGCTGTGGTACGTTTTCTGAAGGAACGAGACGCAGCCATTCTTGAGAACCCAAAGCTTCAGCTTCCTAGCAATGAACTGAGCTTTGCTGCGGACACATTAGAGAAATTTATGTCTGAAATAGAACCAGAGCTTACTGACTTTCTAGATACATTTCAGGATGCCTGTTTGGCTTTTTATAAGGCAATTACAGCTTGCATTGCTCAGGGGTTGCCTTTGAGTGATGGTATCCTGAGGAGTATGTCTCAACTTCTGTGCCCAGAGGGACGGTTAAAGATTACAAGCAAAGGTGTCATAGAGCTTGGTGAACAGTTTGGCCTCTCAGCCAACCCTGAGTTATCTGCCCAGCTCAGAGATGAGTTTTTAGAGTACCAGCTCAGAGAGGAAGAAAATAGTGAAGACAGTGGTGAGAATGGACATGCAGAAGGCCAATCAGATTGCTTTACTAATTCTTCATTGGAGCATCATTGGAGCTCTGTCCTCAAGACCACTGCAAAAACATCTGTCTTCAGAAAACTTGTCCTTAGTTTGTTAGCTTTGCCCTGTCCACCACTTGAAGCTGGGAAAGTCTTTGCTCAG GCAGTGGAGAATGGGGACATAAGCAAATTAGATGGTCATGTGGCGGACAGTGACTCTGATAGCCTCCATTCATCCTCAGAGGTCTCCAGCACGAAGAAATCATCTGTCAGAACCGAGAGGAAAAAGAGGACATCAG AGATGAGTGACcattcagtctcagtgaagcCATGCACGGTGCGACTGCAGAAGATAACCAATAAGACAG tgtTGAAAATAAACAATGATGACGATCAAGTCTTTACTGAAGATGATGTAGTCTGGACCAAGGAg AACTCCATTAGGGGGATTTACGGTTGGGAAAGCAGTTTGCGACAGAAGCCGCAGGcacgctctctctttcagtctggGTCAGACACTTGGGCCAAACCACAGAGCCTACAATTGAACAAAAAGGAAGAGGCG ACAAAAAACAATACAGGACAAGCTGTATCAAGCATCACGAAACCAAGTCCCAAGCCTGGAAAGAGATTTCAAATGTACAAG GATGGAAAGGGTTTTAGCGTTGGACAGCTGGTATGGGGGAAGGTGAAGGGTTTCTCATGGTGGCCTGGTCTTGTGGTTGCCTGGAAGACAAAGACATCTCCCAAATTTATGAGACGGGTGGAATGGTTTGGAGATGGCATGTATTCAGAG ATTTACACAGAGAGGCTTTTGCCTTTTGGAGCATTTGCAAAGTGCTTCTGTAGCAAATCTTTTGCTAGTCTGCCCACTTACAAAGATGCCATTTACCAAGTTCTTGAG TTGGCAGGTGAGCGTTGTTCAAAGACCTTTGCATCCTCAGGGAACAAAGAGGGAGAGATAAAGGCTATGCTGGACTGGGCTTTTAGGGGATTTCAACCCACAGGCCCTGATGGATTTTCACCTCAAGACAATTATG ATTCATCTGTCAACCAAAAGGCTGAATTGTCAGACTCCTCTATATATGATTATCAACCTCCAGCCaaaagaaaatatgtttatAAAGCCAGACCTTCCACAACTCAGGAGTACACAAGAG AGCAAATGGTTCATGAAGTTtcagaaaaagggaaaaagattGAAG ATTTCTGCCTTTCATGTGGTACTGCAAACGTGGAGATATTCCATCCACTCTTTGAAGGGAGCCTTTGTTTAAAATGCAAG GAGAATTTTACAGAGACTTTATTTAGGTATGATGAAGATGGATATCAGTCTTACTGCACTATCTGCTGTGCTGGACAGGAGGTCATTCTGTGTGGCAATGCCAGCTGCTGCAG GTGTTATTGTAAAGACTGTCTTAATGTGCTGGTTGGACCAGAGACATTTGATAAGTTGACAGAAGTAGATCCATGGAGCTGCTATATTTGTCTGCCCCCTAACAAATATGGTGTGCTGAAGCTAAGACAAGACTGGAGTGTGCGTGTACAGGAGTTCTTCGCCAATAACAGTGCTTTTGAATTT GAACCACACAGAGTTTACCCCTCAATTCCCGCTCACCAGCGCCGGCCTATAAAGGTTTTATCCCTCTTTGATGGAATTGCCACAG gcTACCTTGTTCTAAAAGATCTAGGGTTTAAGGTGGAGCGTTACATTGCTTCTGAGATCTGTGAGGACTCTATTGCTGTAGGTATGGTCAAGCATGAAGGAAAGATTGAATATGTCAATGACGTGCGAACCATCACTAGGAAACAT CTGGCAGAATGGGGACCATTTGACCTTCTGATTGGTGGCAGTCCCTGTAATGATCTGTCCATGGTGAATCCAGCCAGAAAAGGACTTTTTG AGGGCACAGGCAGACTGTTCTTTGAGTACTACCGTATGCTAACTATGATGAGGCCCAAAGAAGTCGATGACCGCCCGTTCTTCTGGCTTTTTGAGAATGTGGTGGCCATGAGCGCACATGATAAAGCTGACATTTGTCGATTCTTGGAG TGTAATCCGATCCTGATTGATGCTGTGAAAGTGAGTCCTGCCCACAGAGCTCGCTACTTCTGGGGCAATCTACCTGGAATGAACAG ACCACTGTCCATATCACTTAGCGACAGAGTAGAGCTTCAGGACTGCCTGGAAGTCGGTCGAGTTGCTCAG TTTAATAAAGTCCGTACCATCACAACAAAATCTAATTCGATTAAGCAAGGGAAAATGGGGCCTCTTCCTGTTACCATGAATGGAAAGGAGGATTACCTTTGGTGTACAGAGATGGAAAG TGTATTTGGCTTCCCTAAGCATTACACTGATGTGAATAACATGGGTCGAGGCCAGAGGCAGAAAGTTCTGGGACGTTCTTGGAGTGTTCCTGTGATTCGTCACTTATTTGCACCACTGAAGGATTACTTTGCATGCGAATCTTAG